The Pristiophorus japonicus isolate sPriJap1 unplaced genomic scaffold, sPriJap1.hap1 HAP1_SCAFFOLD_638, whole genome shotgun sequence genome includes a region encoding these proteins:
- the LOC139255828 gene encoding probable G-protein coupled receptor 139, which produces MIRKLLIDIQHIYYPLLAAFGVPMNLVTIMILSRGKCGLSKCVTRYLVAMATADLLVVILDLILRHIPIRYEEQFIFVYSIPLCNIHAILLYAATDCSVWFTITFTFDRFVAICCQKLKTKYCTERTAAVVLGTVTVLSCLKNIPWYFMFTSRYVLYNNPWFCYTNYVSLGWAVFELLHYILTPCVPFILILLLNALTVRHILLASRARRRLRGHSSGESPRDPEMESRRKSMILLFVISGNFILLWAMYMVVLVANRLVWISHLVFIPALVTELGYMLQQLSCCTNTGIYAVTQTKFREQWKNVLKYPFVVIVK; this is translated from the coding sequence tgaacttagtgacgataatgatcctgtcccggggaaagtgtggactctccaaatgtgtcactcgttacctggtggccatggcaacagcggatctactggtggtgatcctggatctgatactgaggcacattccgattcgttatgaggaacagtttattttcgtgtattccatccccctgtgtaatatccacgccatcctgctctatgcagccacagactgttctgtctggttcaccatcactttcaccttcgatcgatttgtggccatttgttgccagaagctgaaaactaaatattgcaccgagagaacggcggctgtggttctgggaacagtgactgtgctgagctgtttaaagaaCATACCCTGGTATTTTATGTTCACAAGTAGGTATGTGCTTTATAACAACCCCTGGTTTTGTTACACTAATTATGTATCACTGGGCTGGGCAGTATTCGAACTACTTCATTATATTCtaaccccgtgtgtcccatttattctgatcctgctgctcaatgctctcactgtcagacacattttactggccagcagagctcgcaggagactccggggtcacagcagtggggagagtcccagagaccccgagatggagagtcgcagaaaatccatgattttattgtttgttatctcggggaatttcatcctgctATGGGCAATGTATATGGTGGTTCTTGTGGCAAACCGGCTTGTTTGGATTTCACATCTTGTATTTATACCTGCGTTAGTAACTGAACTGGGTTACATGCTGCAGCAGCTGAGTTGCTGTACAAACACTGGGATTTACgccgtgacacagactaagttccgggagcagtggaagaatgtgctgaaatatccctttgttgtaattgtaaaat